Proteins encoded together in one Calditrichota bacterium window:
- a CDS encoding T9SS type A sorting domain-containing protein, whose protein sequence is MNWVFKLGIVVLAVVPAAFGQCIDSLWRTSPGLTDLQDLAGGVVVTQDGNVAIAGYMGYDGVPLAGYGVLKKINPSTGDEIWSHQYSGMGAQDIFLDVANTSDGGYICSGWSRQPVGNWQHYWLLKTNANGDSVWSKNFGTGEQVFQGRCAVQTNDGGFAIGGRVNGYPGGHGGYDWMIIKTDANGDSVWSVQIGDSLEDTMTDMIVSANGSIIAFGSSNTDTSREGMIAAVNQNGQLMWQRTYPLEISVTIQDLIELPEGGYMACGNLNVVNGNSETFIMEIRDNGFRSWEQRLDIVPDDDDVPYSIQPDGSGGWYLAGHGLYDDPGDLNVYVAHLSACGELANVRWLLHPVDDDERLSDGALAPGGQIVLCGNILDSVGERSWLVYGVSLDTCNVAPCTFDWVTPDYDELVETPDVTFSWTRANDPDGDDVTYLLHWESDYFYPTPDEQDVVLTDTFYVASVPWPVTPLDEIFTFHWRVWATDGQDTVEAASGENVFRMDITLDADEVALTPGSFELVAYPNPFNPTTTLTFSVDKTQAVTLDLFDVQGRLVETLVNETVGAGTHSVAFDGSNLSSGIYFANLRAGAKTRVTKLVLMK, encoded by the coding sequence ATGAACTGGGTATTCAAACTGGGAATTGTAGTTTTGGCCGTCGTTCCGGCGGCCTTCGGACAGTGTATCGACTCGCTTTGGCGCACATCGCCGGGCTTGACGGATTTGCAAGATTTGGCAGGCGGAGTCGTGGTGACACAAGATGGCAACGTGGCCATTGCGGGCTACATGGGCTACGACGGTGTGCCTCTGGCAGGCTACGGCGTCCTCAAAAAGATCAATCCGTCCACCGGTGACGAAATTTGGTCACATCAATATTCAGGCATGGGCGCGCAGGATATCTTCCTGGACGTGGCCAACACGAGCGACGGAGGCTACATATGTTCCGGTTGGTCGCGGCAACCCGTGGGCAACTGGCAGCACTATTGGCTGCTGAAGACGAATGCGAACGGCGACAGCGTGTGGTCAAAGAACTTTGGAACGGGGGAACAGGTCTTTCAAGGCCGTTGCGCGGTTCAGACCAATGACGGCGGCTTTGCCATCGGGGGCCGCGTCAACGGATATCCGGGCGGACACGGCGGCTACGACTGGATGATCATTAAGACGGATGCCAACGGCGACAGTGTCTGGTCGGTGCAGATCGGAGACTCTCTCGAAGACACGATGACGGACATGATTGTCTCGGCAAACGGCTCCATCATCGCCTTCGGCTCCTCCAACACCGACACCTCGCGCGAAGGGATGATTGCGGCGGTCAATCAAAATGGTCAACTCATGTGGCAGCGTACCTATCCGTTGGAAATATCCGTGACCATTCAGGACTTGATCGAGCTTCCCGAAGGCGGTTACATGGCCTGCGGGAATTTAAACGTGGTCAACGGCAATTCTGAAACCTTCATCATGGAAATCCGGGACAACGGATTTCGGAGTTGGGAACAGAGGCTGGATATTGTCCCGGATGACGACGACGTGCCCTATTCCATTCAACCGGATGGATCCGGCGGCTGGTATCTGGCCGGACACGGACTCTATGATGATCCGGGCGACCTGAATGTCTACGTCGCGCATCTATCTGCGTGCGGCGAGCTTGCCAACGTGCGTTGGCTGCTTCATCCCGTGGACGATGACGAGCGGCTCTCCGACGGCGCGCTGGCACCGGGCGGACAAATCGTGCTCTGTGGGAACATTTTGGATAGTGTCGGCGAACGCAGTTGGTTGGTGTACGGCGTGTCGCTTGATACTTGTAATGTCGCGCCGTGTACGTTCGATTGGGTCACGCCGGACTATGATGAGTTGGTCGAAACTCCGGACGTCACTTTTTCGTGGACTCGAGCTAATGATCCGGACGGAGACGACGTCACCTATTTGCTGCACTGGGAGAGTGACTACTTCTATCCGACACCCGATGAGCAGGACGTGGTGTTGACGGACACGTTTTACGTAGCGAGCGTGCCGTGGCCGGTGACACCGTTGGATGAGATATTCACGTTTCATTGGCGCGTTTGGGCGACAGACGGACAGGACACGGTTGAAGCGGCCAGCGGCGAAAACGTCTTCCGCATGGACATCACACTGGATGCCGATGAAGTCGCGCTCACGCCCGGTTCGTTTGAGCTTGTGGCCTATCCCAATCCGTTCAATCCCACGACGACACTCACGTTCTCAGTTGACAAAACTCAGGCCGTTACGCTTGACTTGTTCGATGTTCAAGGCCGACTTGTAGAAACTCTCGTCAACGAAACGGTCGGCGCGGGAACACATTCTGTCGCTTTCGACGGAAGCAATTTGTCGAGCGGCATCTACTTCGCCAATTTGCGCGCCGGAGCAAAGACGCGCGTCACGAAACTCGTGCTGATGAAATAG
- a CDS encoding T9SS type A sorting domain-containing protein, protein MKGMFAILGCLFAAYAAPLFGNEVPLVLEETIQLPVVPEVWDVAQISMGTYVWAIGDCTGTSHDGYPLCAFFFGTSATGVLDTFRVGSYNSSGHGFPVYAEIFRNEGDSLQCLAASYFHRDCSLGNGEVSIGVYDSTSGRPIMGRSWVSYHSQNPFEPDLWCFHTLHSLNAVPAYPDASARIVGIKSHYDNRLQDRTPNILYQDWYQSNSGSLLDANVYMASMSQWAYQFYWVVVDDGTSFCGFQCPILRKYELSGDSAISSSFWPSAEQTLGECLQLLATWDETIQSALVILQTPDSLKAWSDTSNSTIWRYATTYRTALLADATQNLVGEELLVAEPQFAVLHIRNPRNFQFWGQTSRFDPGFNEIKVVSRYSDDYRRLVVRYGSELRIYRFGEPIFTDADARSELPQELALSAYPNPFNPTTMLAFDLPKATRASLNVYDLTGRQVQTLLDEQMSAGHHEVTFDGSALPSGIYFVRLNVSGLVQTRKLVLLK, encoded by the coding sequence ATGAAAGGGATGTTTGCGATTCTCGGATGTTTGTTTGCGGCCTATGCCGCTCCGCTCTTTGGCAATGAAGTGCCGCTGGTCTTGGAAGAGACGATTCAATTGCCCGTTGTGCCCGAGGTGTGGGATGTTGCGCAAATTTCAATGGGGACCTACGTTTGGGCAATCGGAGATTGTACAGGCACAAGTCACGACGGTTACCCGCTTTGTGCGTTCTTTTTTGGGACATCGGCGACTGGAGTTCTTGACACTTTTCGTGTAGGTTCATACAACTCTTCTGGTCACGGGTTTCCTGTTTATGCAGAGATTTTCCGAAATGAAGGCGATTCGCTTCAGTGTCTTGCTGCAAGCTATTTTCACCGTGACTGTTCCTTAGGCAACGGGGAAGTGAGTATTGGTGTTTATGACAGTACGTCTGGACGGCCAATAATGGGACGTTCTTGGGTTAGCTATCACTCTCAGAACCCTTTCGAACCTGACTTGTGGTGTTTCCACACGCTTCACAGTCTCAATGCTGTGCCTGCTTACCCGGACGCCTCGGCAAGAATAGTGGGTATCAAAAGCCATTACGACAATCGACTTCAAGACCGTACGCCAAACATACTATATCAGGATTGGTATCAGAGCAATTCCGGATCATTGCTAGATGCCAATGTTTATATGGCTTCGATGTCGCAATGGGCCTATCAATTCTATTGGGTCGTTGTTGACGATGGCACCAGCTTTTGCGGGTTTCAGTGTCCGATATTGCGCAAGTACGAACTCAGCGGTGACAGTGCGATTTCGTCGTCCTTCTGGCCAAGCGCAGAGCAAACCCTCGGCGAGTGTCTCCAGCTTCTGGCGACCTGGGACGAAACTATTCAATCCGCTCTAGTTATATTGCAGACACCGGACTCATTGAAGGCGTGGTCCGATACATCGAACTCTACTATATGGCGATACGCAACGACATACCGGACCGCTTTGTTGGCTGATGCTACGCAAAATCTTGTAGGGGAAGAGCTGCTCGTCGCTGAACCGCAATTTGCAGTTTTGCATATTCGAAATCCTCGAAACTTCCAATTTTGGGGACAAACATCCAGATTCGATCCGGGATTTAATGAGATCAAAGTCGTGAGTAGATACAGCGACGACTATCGCCGCCTCGTCGTTCGTTACGGCAGCGAGTTGCGCATCTACCGGTTTGGTGAGCCGATTTTCACGGATGCGGACGCTCGGTCCGAGTTGCCGCAGGAGCTTGCGCTGTCGGCCTATCCGAATCCATTCAATCCGACGACGATGCTCGCGTTTGATTTGCCGAAGGCTACGCGAGCAAGTTTGAATGTGTATGACTTGACCGGACGGCAAGTGCAGACATTGTTGGATGAGCAAATGTCTGCCGGGCATCACGAAGTTACTTTTGATGGTTCCGCACTCCCGAGCGGGATATACTTCGTTCGGCTGAATGTAAGTGGGTTGGTTCAGACACGAAAGCTGGTTTTGTTGAAATAA
- a CDS encoding 2-oxo acid dehydrogenase subunit E2: MAFNFQFPDIGEGIHEGKILEWYHQPGDMVKEGDPLLKVETDKVVTDIPVPQTGKLAQTSGAVDEIVHVGQVIAVIVGKNEEVSFSTPPPTEAYHENDTTTHHSETLAKEKTASTDEDGMYGVVGQIPVGDEVLPSTNEGQPAVAENGASHGAKVIATPVARKMAADLGVDIAHIRGTGPSGRVMKSDIEAAARGGSAPAAPRPTQGSAPSAPAAPKVVAPAVPGEFPGVVEIEELSQLRRTIANRMSQSKYTAPHATSLDEVEVSKLVALRAQKNKELEREGIKISYLPFIIKAVCVALRKHKKLNATLDLERNRVVYKKYYNIGLAVDTPDGLVVPNIKNADQKGIIELAREIEDLSNRARERKLAIDEIRDGTFTITNYGSLNGQFGVPVINYPEVAILGTGRIQQKPVILNDQIAKGWIQPLSLSFDHRIVDGGDSARFVNDLVTMLADPTNILML, translated from the coding sequence ATGGCCTTTAATTTTCAGTTTCCCGATATCGGGGAAGGCATTCACGAAGGTAAAATTCTCGAGTGGTATCACCAGCCCGGCGACATGGTCAAGGAAGGTGATCCGCTGCTCAAGGTCGAAACCGACAAAGTCGTGACCGACATTCCCGTGCCGCAGACGGGCAAGCTCGCGCAAACGAGCGGCGCCGTTGACGAGATCGTGCATGTCGGACAGGTCATCGCGGTAATCGTCGGCAAAAATGAAGAAGTCAGCTTCAGCACACCGCCGCCGACCGAAGCCTATCACGAAAACGACACGACGACGCACCATTCGGAAACACTCGCGAAAGAGAAAACCGCTTCCACGGATGAAGACGGTATGTACGGCGTCGTGGGACAGATTCCCGTCGGTGACGAGGTGCTGCCCTCGACGAATGAAGGACAGCCGGCGGTCGCGGAGAACGGCGCGTCTCACGGCGCGAAAGTGATTGCCACACCCGTCGCACGCAAAATGGCTGCGGATTTGGGAGTTGATATCGCGCATATTCGCGGCACCGGACCTTCCGGTCGTGTGATGAAGAGCGACATCGAAGCTGCTGCACGAGGAGGTTCGGCGCCTGCTGCCCCGCGTCCCACGCAAGGATCTGCTCCGAGTGCTCCTGCCGCGCCGAAAGTTGTCGCGCCTGCCGTGCCCGGCGAGTTCCCCGGTGTGGTCGAGATCGAAGAACTTTCGCAACTGCGCCGCACGATTGCCAACCGCATGTCGCAGTCGAAGTACACGGCTCCGCATGCGACGTCGCTCGACGAAGTGGAAGTCTCGAAGCTCGTGGCTCTGCGCGCGCAGAAGAACAAAGAGCTCGAGCGCGAAGGGATCAAGATTTCCTACTTACCGTTCATTATCAAAGCCGTTTGTGTCGCGCTTCGGAAGCACAAGAAATTGAATGCGACGCTCGATCTCGAGCGCAACCGTGTTGTGTATAAGAAGTACTACAACATCGGTTTGGCGGTGGATACGCCGGACGGGTTGGTCGTTCCGAACATCAAGAACGCCGATCAAAAGGGCATAATCGAACTTGCACGCGAGATCGAAGACTTGTCGAACCGCGCGCGCGAACGCAAGCTCGCGATTGACGAAATCCGCGACGGGACGTTCACGATCACGAACTACGGCAGTCTGAACGGACAGTTCGGGGTGCCGGTTATCAACTACCCCGAAGTCGCGATTTTGGGTACGGGCAGGATTCAACAAAAGCCTGTGATTTTGAACGACCAGATTGCAAAGGGTTGGATACAGCCGCTAAGTTTATCGTTTGACCACAGAATCGTAGACGGCGGCGACAGCGCCAGATTCGTCAATGATTTGGTCACGATGCTGGCCGACCCGACTAATATTTTGATGCTGTAA